The proteins below are encoded in one region of Clostridium estertheticum:
- the dltD gene encoding D-alanyl-lipoteichoic acid biosynthesis protein DltD, protein MKKVITFICSIIICFGFLFFYQSHYEGLISKKYYNEFGENLTEHKFKSPILQSMGARQNDNLLMFGSSELEHTIGYYTQPIKFFNGKKDGFQINLIGKAGYTSLVHAADFGSLGHELKGQKVVFVLSPQWFVKKGIEENTFEANSSELQVYGFLFNKHISLTTKQDFSKRIVLISGKKVNKHFALMRDYCSLYSNKDLLTTSKRYLMTPYYWLRYELLVLKDDINSNKYLKLGPKLANGLKPPHTTTNWNEELKKASKIAKSESTNNDFGMDDRVYEHAFKRNPETIRVSPNNDLCISSPEYEDFKLLLDVCKDEGIKPLFLNIPVNGKWYDYVGYKKNDRLAYYKKINNMVNSYGFEIADFSKYENENYFLMDSAHIGWKGWVYVNEAIDKYYNKNKN, encoded by the coding sequence ATGAAAAAGGTCATAACTTTTATTTGTTCTATTATTATCTGTTTTGGTTTTTTATTTTTTTATCAAAGCCATTACGAAGGTCTTATTTCAAAAAAATATTATAACGAGTTTGGAGAGAATTTAACTGAGCACAAATTTAAAAGCCCAATACTTCAAAGCATGGGAGCAAGGCAAAATGATAATCTTTTGATGTTCGGTTCTTCTGAACTTGAACACACTATCGGTTATTATACTCAACCCATTAAATTTTTCAACGGTAAAAAAGATGGTTTTCAAATTAATCTTATAGGAAAAGCAGGTTATACATCTTTAGTCCATGCTGCTGATTTCGGATCACTAGGCCATGAACTTAAGGGCCAAAAGGTAGTTTTCGTACTTTCTCCACAATGGTTTGTAAAAAAGGGTATTGAAGAAAATACTTTTGAAGCCAATTCATCTGAACTACAGGTATATGGATTTTTGTTTAATAAGCATATAAGTTTAACTACAAAACAAGATTTTTCTAAAAGAATAGTGTTGATTTCTGGTAAAAAGGTCAATAAGCACTTTGCTCTTATGCGGGACTACTGTTCTCTTTATAGCAATAAGGACTTATTAACTACCTCTAAACGGTACTTAATGACCCCCTATTACTGGCTAAGATATGAACTATTAGTTTTAAAAGACGATATAAATAGCAATAAATATCTTAAGCTAGGGCCTAAACTTGCAAATGGTTTAAAACCGCCGCATACAACTACTAACTGGAATGAAGAATTAAAAAAAGCTTCAAAAATTGCTAAGTCAGAGTCTACTAATAATGATTTTGGTATGGACGATAGAGTATATGAGCATGCATTTAAAAGAAACCCAGAAACAATAAGGGTATCGCCTAATAACGATTTATGTATAAGCTCTCCAGAATATGAGGATTTCAAATTGCTGTTAGACGTTTGCAAGGATGAAGGAATTAAACCATTATTTTTAAATATCCCTGTAAATGGCAAGTGGTATGACTATGTTGGATATAAAAAAAATGATAGGTTAGCTTATTATAAAAAAATAAATAATATGGTTAATTCTTATGGGTTTGAAATTGCTGATTTTTCAAAATATGAAAATGAAAATTACTTTCTAATGGATAGTGCTCACATAGGCTGGAAAGGTTGGGTATATGTTAATGAAGCTATTGATAAATATTATAACAAAAATAAAAACTAA
- the dltC gene encoding D-alanine--poly(phosphoribitol) ligase subunit DltC — protein MEETIYDILEEITGEDLREESNDNLFDSGRLDSLGIIELIVAIEENFNIKLDPAIVGRKDIETPNKLIEYLKALSNSKIE, from the coding sequence ATGGAAGAAACAATTTATGATATATTAGAAGAAATTACTGGTGAGGATTTACGCGAAGAGAGTAATGATAATTTATTTGACAGCGGGAGGTTAGATTCATTAGGAATAATTGAACTTATTGTAGCCATAGAGGAGAACTTTAACATTAAACTTGATCCTGCTATTGTTGGAAGAAAAGATATAGAGACACCAAATAAACTAATTGAATACCTTAAAGCTCTCTCTAATAGTAAAATAGAATGA